From the genome of Malus domestica chromosome 04, GDT2T_hap1, one region includes:
- the LOC139194994 gene encoding uncharacterized mitochondrial protein AtMg00810-like: protein MAEGNGGQNWHDREPFDKPVVGVKWIYKTKLNLEGSIQKNKARSLSEATLYIKTTEAGILIVSLYVDDIIYTGSSSALMDDFKADIMRKYEMSDLGLLHHFLGLRVIQTEGCIFLHQKEYAKTLLEKFGLKDCKPVATPLAANEKLSKEHGSEMANESLYRQMVGILLYLTVTRPDIMFAASLLARFMHNPTTKHIGTAKRVLRYIQGSLDYGIACEKGKDVMFIGYCDSDWAGSEDVMKSTSRYAFSFGSGAFSWVSIKQSSVALSTAEDKYASAVDPTT from the exons ATGGCAGAAGGCAATGGAGGCCAAAATTGGCATGATAGAGAACCATTTGATAAACCAGTAGTTGGTGTCAAGTGgatctacaaaacaaaattaaacctAGAGGGGTCAATACAAAAGAATAAGGCAAG AAGTCTAAGTGAGGCAACTCTTTACATTAAGACAACTGAGGCAGGAATTCTCATTGTATCcttgtatgtggatgacattataTATACTGGAAGTTCAAGTGCATTAATGGATGATTTTAAAGCAGATAtaatgagaaaatatgaaatgtcTGATCTTGGTCTATTGCATCATTTCTTGGGGCTTAGAGTGATTCAAACAGAAGGATgcatttttctgcatcaaaaggAATATGCAAAGACCTTATTGGAGAAGTTCGGATTGAAGGATTGCAAACCTGTTGCAACTCCACTTGCAGCAAATGAAAAACTTAGCAAAGAACATGGGAGTGAAATGGCTAATGAAAGTCTTTATAGGCAAATGGTTGGTATCTTGTTATACCTAACAGTTACAAGACctgatatcatgtttgctgcaaGTTTGCTAGCTCGATTCATGCACAATCCAACTACAAAACACATAGGAACTGCAAAGAGGGTACTGAGATATATCCAAGGATCATTGGACTATGGGATTGCATGCGAGAAAGGCAAAGATGTTATGTTTATTGGCTATTGTGATAGTGACTGGGCAGGGAGTGAGGATGTCATGAAAAGCACTTCTAGATATGCTTTTAGTTTTGGTTCTGGAGCATTTTCCTGGGTTTCAATCAAACAAAGCAGTGTAGCACTGTCCACTGCAGAGGATAAGTATGCTAGTGCTGTAGACCCAACTACTTAA